In one window of Spartinivicinus marinus DNA:
- a CDS encoding histidine phosphatase family protein — MQSVYLLRHWPTAWNQQGLIQGRCDIPLTKASMAALKTLQVPPNLQISHWYVSPLQRAKQTLANLGLTGEIAESLTEMDWGEWEGKSLAELRQTDPRLTIEEPKGIHLQCPKGESPKNVQQRLLGWLQQFSDKGEPIGIVTHKGVIRTALAAACQWDMTTKPPVKLNWQCIHHFHWDGRQLHLMEANIPLCKQG, encoded by the coding sequence ATGCAGTCAGTCTACTTGTTACGCCACTGGCCAACAGCCTGGAACCAGCAAGGTTTAATTCAAGGGCGGTGTGATATACCCTTAACCAAGGCCAGTATGGCAGCACTAAAAACCCTGCAAGTACCGCCTAACTTACAAATTAGTCATTGGTATGTTAGTCCTTTACAGCGGGCTAAACAGACGTTAGCTAATTTAGGCTTAACAGGAGAGATAGCAGAATCACTGACTGAAATGGACTGGGGAGAATGGGAGGGCAAAAGCTTAGCAGAGCTAAGGCAAACTGATCCTCGATTGACGATAGAAGAGCCCAAAGGGATTCATTTACAGTGCCCTAAAGGAGAGTCACCGAAAAACGTACAACAACGGTTGCTAGGTTGGTTACAGCAGTTTTCTGATAAGGGCGAGCCAATTGGCATTGTCACCCATAAAGGCGTTATTCGTACGGCATTGGCTGCGGCCTGTCAGTGGGATATGACCACTAAACCACCCGTTAAATTAAACTGGCAATGTATTCATCATTTTCATTGGGACGGTCGTCAGTTGCATTTAATGGAAGCTAATATTCCTTTATGCAAACAGGGTTAG
- a CDS encoding glycosyltransferase family 4 protein: MKQTIAFYAPLKSPFHTVPSGEQRIAQLFWLACEKAGFKPVWADSLRSYDRGDITRQQRLAKVGERKAHRLIQRWQQLPPSQQPVLWLTYHLYHKAPDYIGPMVSQALNIPYVLVEASYAAKQQYGPWAPGLAASVQAIQQASSILSLNPGDIPGLQQVLGDNDRIHLIKPFINPVVINENKSQLRQQLSKQWQLPVTSNWLLTVAMLRPRDKQQSYQYLSQILPQLTDLDWHWVVVGDGKVRTEIQGYFGGLTERTRWVGGLAEQEVTSWLTAADLLIWPAINEALGMVFLEAQAAGLPSVAGAEVGVASLFDQKHPAGVLLATEPPSDFANAIRQLLLDKTAREQLGQRGVQHVAQYHSLQSTSIWLKNHFSSLINK; this comes from the coding sequence ATGAAGCAAACCATTGCCTTTTATGCGCCTTTAAAATCCCCTTTTCATACAGTGCCTTCTGGGGAGCAACGGATTGCCCAGCTATTTTGGTTGGCCTGTGAAAAAGCGGGATTTAAGCCCGTGTGGGCTGATAGCTTACGAAGCTATGATCGTGGTGATATTACACGCCAGCAACGACTGGCCAAAGTGGGTGAGCGTAAAGCCCATCGGTTAATTCAACGCTGGCAACAGCTCCCCCCTAGTCAGCAACCTGTCTTATGGTTGACATACCACCTTTATCATAAAGCACCTGATTACATTGGCCCTATGGTCAGTCAAGCGCTTAATATCCCTTATGTATTAGTGGAAGCTTCCTACGCTGCTAAGCAACAATATGGTCCTTGGGCACCAGGTTTAGCGGCTTCTGTACAGGCGATCCAACAGGCCAGTAGTATTTTATCCCTCAACCCAGGTGATATTCCAGGCTTACAACAGGTATTGGGGGATAATGATCGAATACACCTGATTAAACCTTTTATTAACCCTGTAGTTATTAATGAAAATAAAAGCCAACTAAGACAGCAGTTGTCGAAACAATGGCAACTACCGGTTACCAGTAACTGGTTGTTAACTGTAGCCATGCTACGCCCCCGAGATAAGCAGCAGTCTTATCAATATCTCAGTCAGATTTTACCCCAGTTAACTGACTTGGATTGGCACTGGGTTGTGGTGGGGGATGGTAAAGTTCGCACGGAAATACAAGGCTATTTCGGTGGTTTAACGGAACGGACTCGTTGGGTCGGTGGTTTAGCTGAACAAGAGGTCACAAGCTGGTTAACGGCCGCTGATCTATTGATTTGGCCTGCGATTAATGAAGCATTAGGTATGGTGTTTTTAGAAGCACAAGCTGCCGGCTTGCCTAGTGTAGCAGGTGCAGAAGTAGGAGTGGCCAGTTTGTTTGATCAAAAGCATCCCGCTGGTGTTTTATTAGCGACTGAACCGCCCAGCGATTTTGCCAATGCTATTCGACAGTTACTGCTAGATAAAACCGCTCGCGAGCAATTAGGCCAACGAGGTGTACAACATGTGGCACAATATCACTCGCTTCAAAGTACCAGTATTTGGTTGAAAAATCATTTTAGCTCATTAATAAACAAATAA